In a genomic window of Glycine max cultivar Williams 82 chromosome 13, Glycine_max_v4.0, whole genome shotgun sequence:
- the LOC100797120 gene encoding indole-3-acetic acid-amido synthetase GH3.6 — protein MPEAPGDSTKDYVLEEKNKKILDFIEDVTNNADEVQKKVLSEILSRNANVEYLRRHGVNGQTVDPDTFKRLLPVITYEDIQPDINRIANGDKSPILTSKPVTEFLTSSGTSGGERKLMPTIEEELGRRCMLYSLLMPIMNQFVPDLEKGKGMYLMFIKCESKTPGGIVARPVLTSYYKSPYFRDRSYDPYTNYTSPNETVLCLDSYQSMYSQLLCGLCQHKEVLRVGAIFASGFIRAIRFLEKHWALLCNDIKTGTINNSITDSSVREAVMRILKADPKLADFIHNECSKGSWQGIITRLWPNTKYVDVIVTGTMAQYIPTLDYYSNGLPLVCTMYASSECYFGVNLNPLCKPSHVSYTLIPTMCYYEFLPVNRSNELAASRPSPTSLNQAQQQELVELVDVKLGQEYELVVTTHAGLYRYRVGDILKVSGFKNKAPQFSFVCRKNVALSIDSDKTDEVELQNAMKNAVTHLEPFDAHVSEYTSYADTTTIPGHYVLYWELNLKGSTPIPPCVYEDCCLTIEESLNSVYRQGRVSDKSIGPLEIKIVEQGTFDKLMDYAISLGASINQYKAPRCVKFAPIVELLNSRVTSNYFSPKCPKWVPGHKQWIHQN, from the exons atgcCTGAGGCTCCTGGAGACTCCACCAAAGACTATGTTCTtgaagagaagaacaagaaaatTTTGGACTTCATAGAGGATGTGACCAACAACGCAGATGAAGTCCAGAAGAAGGTTCTCTCTGAAATCCTGTCCCGCAATGCAAACGTTGAGTACTTACGGCGACACGGTGTCAATGGCCAAACCGTCGACCCTGACACCTTCAAGAGGCTTCTCCCTGTCATTACATACGAGGACATCCAACCAGACATCAACCGCATCGCCAATGGTGACAAATCTCCAATCCTTACCTCAAAACCTGTCACAGAATTTCTCACCAG CTCTGGCACATCAGGGGGTGAGAGAAAGTTGATGCCAACAATTGAAGAGGAGCTAGGAAGGAGGTGTATGTTGTACAGCCTCTTGATGCCAATAATGAATCAATTTGTCCCCGACCTAGAAAAGGGCAAAGGAATGTACCTAATGTTCATAAAATGCGAGTCCAAAACACCCGGAGGCATAGTGGCTCGCCCAGTCCTCACAAGCTATTACAAAAGCCCTTACTTTAGGGACAGATCCTACGACCCATATACAAACTACACAAGCCCAAATGAGACCGTCCTATGTCTTGATTCCTACCAAAGCATGTACTCCCAACTTCTATGTGGCCTTTGCCAACACAAAGAGGTTCTAAGAGTTGGTGCCATATTCGCCTCTGGCTTCATCCGTGCCATTAGGTTCCTTGAGAAACATTGGGCCCTTTTGTGCAATGACATCAAAACAGGAACTATTAACAACTCAATCACTGATTCTTCAGTGAGAGAGGCTGTGATGAGGATCCTCAAGGCTGATCCCAAGCTTGCGGATTTTATCCACAATGAGTGTAGTAAAGGGTCATGGCAGGGGATTATTACTAGGCTTTGGCCCAATACAAAGTATGTGGATGTTATTGTGACGGGGACTATGGCACAATATATACCCACTCTGGATTACTATAGCAATGGCCTCCCACTTGTGTGCACCATGTATGCTTCTAGTGAGTGTTACTTTGGGGTCAACCTCAACCCTCTTTGCAAACCTAGCCATGTGTCTTACACTCTTATCCCCACCATGTGCTACTACGAATTCTTACCGGTTAATCGAAGCAATGAGCTTGCTGCTTCAAGACCTTCACCAACTTCTCTCAATCAGGCACAACAGCAAGAATTGGTGGAGCTTGTTGATGTCAAGCTTGGCCAAGAATATGAGCTTGTTGTTACAACTCATGccg GACTTTATAGGTACAGAGTGGGAGATATACTAAAGGTATCAGGATTCAAGAACAAGGCCCCTCAATTCAGCTTTGTTTGTAGAAAAAATGTTGCCCTGAGCATAGATTCCGACAAGACTGACGAGGTTGAGCTTCAGAACGCAATGAAAAATGCAGTGACACACTTGGAGCCATTTGATGCACACGTGAGTGAGTACACAAGCTATGCAGACACAACCACAATCCCAGGTCATTATGTCTTGTACTGGGAGCTCAATCTCAAAGGGTCAACCCCTATTCCACCTTGTGTGTACGAG GATTGTTGCTTAACCATTGAGGAGTCACTCAACAGTGTGTATCGCCAAGGGCGTGTGTCAGACAAATCAATAGGGCCCCTTGAAATCAAGATTGTGGAACAAGGCACCTTTGACAAACTCATGGACTATGCCATTAGCTTAGGGGCATCAATTAATCAGTATAAGGCACCAAGGTGCGTCAAGTTTGCCCCCATTGTGGAATTGTTGAACTCGAGGGTAACATCCAACTATTTCAGTCCTAAGTGTCCAAAGTGGGTTCCTGGACACAAACAGTGGATCCATCAGAATTGA